A stretch of Actinomycetes bacterium DNA encodes these proteins:
- a CDS encoding DUF5999 family protein, which translates to MCSHQPPCPSAEAPDREAAHTVASHPEQGWSLLCNGVLLFEDTGELLPDGSIIAPHRPRAFSPAA; encoded by the coding sequence ATGTGCAGTCACCAGCCGCCGTGCCCGAGTGCCGAGGCTCCCGACCGGGAAGCCGCCCACACGGTTGCCTCGCACCCGGAGCAGGGGTGGAGCCTGCTCTGCAACGGAGTCCTGCTGTTCGAGGACACCGGCGAGCTGCTGCCCGACGGCAGCATCATCGCGCCGCACCGGCCGCGCGCCTTCTCCCCCGCCGCCTGA
- a CDS encoding phosphatase PAP2 family protein encodes MALVASLFLAYRLGRLAITGHDQLAVTNAWWVWDIERTLRLPDEELFQQWALQWPDLLRAANWYYVGVHFPLTAAFLIWGWLRRPPEEYRYARRLLSLLTGLALIVHVVMPLAPPRMLSSLGFLDTMAVFGPSAYGDSSATIANQFAAMPSLHVGWALLIAIVVVQTAHSRWRWIVVFHPLLTVMVVVATANHYWVDAIAAALLLLVAIVVVPQPYGPSFLSRWLAAWRNRSSARPIAGVDAGAGVEGSSSARRTGGLDGAGFDRAGFDGAGTDGGGIDGGDQGADYQPVRGSVTSGRELSSASSGSAVSSSSGDCPPRPRPPAE; translated from the coding sequence GTGGCGCTCGTCGCCAGCCTGTTCCTGGCCTACCGGCTGGGCCGGCTGGCCATCACCGGGCACGACCAGCTGGCCGTCACCAACGCGTGGTGGGTCTGGGACATCGAGCGCACTCTGCGGCTGCCTGACGAGGAGCTCTTCCAGCAGTGGGCCCTGCAGTGGCCGGACCTGCTGCGGGCGGCCAACTGGTACTACGTCGGCGTCCACTTCCCGCTCACGGCGGCGTTCCTGATCTGGGGCTGGCTGCGCCGGCCGCCGGAGGAGTACCGCTACGCGCGGCGGCTGCTCAGCCTGCTCACCGGGCTGGCCCTCATCGTCCACGTGGTGATGCCGCTCGCGCCGCCGCGCATGCTGAGCAGCCTCGGCTTCCTGGACACGATGGCCGTCTTCGGCCCCTCGGCCTACGGCGACAGCTCGGCGACCATCGCGAACCAGTTCGCTGCCATGCCCAGCCTGCACGTCGGGTGGGCGCTGCTGATCGCCATCGTGGTCGTGCAGACGGCGCACAGCCGATGGCGGTGGATCGTCGTCTTCCACCCCCTGCTCACGGTGATGGTCGTCGTGGCCACGGCGAACCACTACTGGGTCGACGCGATCGCGGCCGCGCTGCTGCTGCTGGTGGCGATCGTGGTGGTCCCGCAGCCCTACGGCCCCTCGTTCCTGTCGCGCTGGTTGGCCGCCTGGCGCAACCGCTCGTCCGCCCGGCCGATCGCCGGTGTGGACGCCGGTGCCGGTGTCGAGGGCTCCAGCTCCGCCCGCCGGACCGGTGGGCTGGATGGTGCTGGCTTCGACCGTGCTGGCTTCGACGGTGCCGGTACCGACGGCGGTGGGATCGACGGCGGCGACCAGGGTGCGGACTACCAGCCGGTGCGCGGCTCGGTGACCTCCGGCCGCGAGCTGTCCAGCGCCTCGTCCGGCTCAGCCGTGTCGTCGTCGTCCGGCGACTGCCCGCCCCGCCCGCGACCACCGGCGGAATGA
- a CDS encoding exonuclease SbcCD subunit D C-terminal domain-containing protein — translation IAYSFSEEHQRKAVLLVDLPSGGGAADVEHLPTPVERPLARVTGALDDLLTGDRWAAHEGHYLQVTLTDPVRPREPMERLRARFAHLLVLGFAPDGGAEGHLGSYARRLHGRGDLEVAADFVSHVRSDPTRAESALLAEAFEAVRLTEASL, via the coding sequence ATCGCCTACTCGTTCTCCGAGGAGCACCAACGCAAGGCGGTCCTGCTCGTCGACCTGCCGTCCGGCGGCGGCGCGGCCGACGTGGAGCACCTGCCCACCCCGGTCGAGAGGCCGCTGGCCCGGGTGACCGGCGCGCTCGACGACCTGCTCACCGGCGACCGGTGGGCCGCCCACGAGGGCCACTACCTGCAGGTCACGCTCACCGACCCGGTCCGGCCGCGGGAGCCGATGGAGCGGCTGCGGGCCCGCTTCGCCCACCTGCTCGTCCTCGGCTTCGCCCCCGACGGCGGCGCCGAGGGCCACCTGGGGTCGTACGCCCGGAGGCTGCACGGCCGCGGCGACCTGGAGGTCGCGGCCGACTTCGTCAGCCATGTGCGCAGCGACCCCACCCGGGCCGAGTCCGCACTGCTCGCCGAGGCGTTCGAGGCGGTCCGGCTGACCGAGGCGAGCCTCTGA
- a CDS encoding NAD(P)/FAD-dependent oxidoreductase, producing MTAAAAGTKRTLDLIVAGGGPVGLVTALEARRRGLEVAVVEPRPSPVDKACGEGLMPTAAGRLRALGVTVQGRPFVGIRYVGLDREVAATFRHGPGLGVRRTSLHAALAAAAGRAGVCRVEGRVRDLTDDGTTVEATGMRARWLVAADGLHSTVRREAGLDVPAAGRSPVRFGIRRHYAVQPWTDHVEVHWAAGHEAYVTPVGDDLVGVAVLGPAGTGFDEALDALPTLTARLRGAPVVTELRGAGPLRQTARSVRKGRILLVGDAAGYVDALTGEGLSTGFTAAHEAVAAVADGHPETYPRAWSRATRRHRLLTGALLGLTAKDGPRGLLVPAAARLPRVFGAAVDLLA from the coding sequence GTGACCGCTGCCGCGGCCGGGACGAAGCGCACCCTCGACTTGATCGTCGCCGGCGGTGGACCGGTCGGCCTCGTGACCGCGCTGGAGGCGCGACGGCGGGGGCTCGAGGTCGCCGTCGTCGAGCCTCGGCCGTCGCCGGTGGACAAGGCGTGCGGCGAAGGGCTGATGCCCACGGCGGCGGGGCGCCTCCGGGCCCTGGGCGTGACGGTCCAGGGGCGGCCCTTCGTCGGGATCCGCTACGTCGGCCTCGACCGTGAGGTGGCCGCCACGTTCCGGCACGGTCCCGGCCTCGGCGTGCGCCGGACCTCGCTGCACGCGGCACTGGCCGCGGCCGCGGGCCGGGCGGGCGTGTGCCGGGTCGAGGGTCGGGTCCGGGACCTCACCGACGACGGGACCACGGTGGAGGCGACGGGGATGCGGGCCCGGTGGCTGGTGGCCGCGGACGGCCTGCACTCGACGGTACGTCGCGAGGCCGGTCTCGACGTCCCGGCCGCTGGGCGCTCGCCGGTGCGGTTCGGGATCCGCCGCCACTACGCGGTGCAGCCCTGGACCGACCACGTCGAAGTGCACTGGGCCGCCGGGCACGAGGCCTACGTGACGCCGGTCGGCGACGACCTGGTCGGCGTCGCGGTCCTGGGGCCGGCCGGCACCGGGTTCGACGAGGCCCTGGACGCCCTTCCGACGCTCACCGCCCGGCTGCGCGGAGCACCTGTCGTCACCGAGCTGCGGGGGGCCGGCCCGCTGCGGCAGACCGCCCGGAGCGTCCGGAAGGGGCGGATCCTCCTGGTCGGTGACGCTGCCGGCTACGTGGACGCGCTGACCGGGGAGGGACTGTCGACCGGCTTCACCGCGGCCCACGAGGCGGTCGCGGCCGTCGCCGACGGCCACCCCGAGACCTACCCGCGGGCCTGGTCCCGGGCCACCCGACGGCACCGGTTGCTCACCGGGGCGCTGCTCGGGCTCACCGCGAAGGATGGTCCCCGGGGGCTGCTGGTGCCGGCCGCTGCCCGGCTGCCGCGGGTCTTCGGCGCGGCCGTGGACCTGCTGGCGTGA
- a CDS encoding SMC family ATPase, translated as MRLHTLALTAFGPFAGTETVDFDALGAAGLFLFTGATGAGKTSVLDAVCFALYGQVPGARALGAGRASLRSDHAAEGVAPQVVLEATLRGRRLRITRSPAWDRPKRRGTGTTPEQSHVLLEELVGGSWVTHTTRLDEAGLLLGGLLGLTLQQFCQVVLLPQGQFAEFLRADADRRRSLLETLFDTRRFADVEGWLVTRRQAATRDLSELDDRLRQLLARVAEAAGEDPPNGLVDSLVDDELAAWVDALLEQSLAVAEEADAAAKAAASSAEAAVQAVTDDDRLADLRRRGVALQDRAETLIAEQPTRDAAAAELDAARTVAPLLPVLAEAARLQTELETARADVMTVQARLRPVLAATGTDGVTLGTVRSIARQTTEESATLAVLAEQEAEVARLVARADTLQRTSVELAAKAAKAAGWLATVDDRRAAVEAARETARRADARLPEAVRVRDLTASRLTAGQSRDTLAGRLKSARDELRPLVDRHQEARDRLQQLRAARLDGMAGELAATLVDEAPCPVCGGTEHPHPAGQGTAAVTADDEAAADMGETAAERSRRAAERRVADLERDLASAEAAAGDDAVDVLGAALVAATAHATTLAAEAARLPEAEAAWTQLAHEVQRQEHERVAHDAEHRSAAARADELRDDAARLGAELAAARGDDPSIRARRERLERATRDLEGLVGHLAELDRLESAAASAGERAVQALAEAGLDLDEVTDAVRDDERVAVLERRVRRHDAEVIAVAEQLAEPEVQAALTGPAAASDQLREQAVTAVAARDLAMSRAHVTAARVRSLARLGTEVTALREARRPLAQQNELVDGLARLAEGKSADNALRMSLSAYVLAARLEQVAAAASERLLRMTSGRYSLQHTAEAADGRARGGLTLRVLDAWTGRLRDPATLSGGETFSASLALALGLADVVGAEAGGALLETLFVDEGFGSLDDDSLDDVMGVLDDLREGGRTVGIVSHVADLRQRVPAQLHVARGRTGSTIRQ; from the coding sequence ATGCGCCTGCACACGCTCGCGTTGACGGCGTTCGGACCCTTCGCGGGCACCGAGACCGTCGACTTCGACGCGCTCGGGGCGGCCGGGCTGTTCCTCTTCACCGGAGCTACCGGCGCCGGCAAGACCAGCGTCCTCGACGCCGTGTGCTTCGCGCTCTACGGCCAGGTGCCCGGCGCTCGGGCGCTCGGCGCCGGCCGGGCGTCCCTGCGCTCCGACCACGCCGCCGAAGGTGTCGCCCCCCAGGTCGTCCTCGAGGCCACGTTGCGCGGCCGGCGGCTGCGCATCACCCGCTCGCCCGCCTGGGACCGGCCCAAGAGACGCGGCACGGGCACGACGCCGGAGCAGTCCCACGTCCTGCTGGAGGAGCTCGTCGGCGGCAGCTGGGTGACCCACACCACCCGGCTCGACGAGGCCGGCCTGCTGCTGGGCGGGCTGCTCGGCCTGACCCTGCAGCAGTTCTGCCAGGTCGTGCTGCTGCCGCAGGGGCAGTTCGCCGAGTTCCTCCGGGCCGACGCCGACCGGCGGCGGTCACTGCTCGAGACGCTCTTCGACACCCGGCGCTTCGCCGACGTCGAGGGCTGGCTGGTCACGCGCCGGCAGGCGGCGACCCGCGACCTGTCCGAGCTCGACGACCGGTTACGCCAGCTGCTCGCCCGGGTGGCTGAGGCGGCCGGCGAGGACCCACCCAACGGCCTGGTCGACTCCCTGGTCGACGACGAGCTCGCTGCCTGGGTCGACGCCCTGCTCGAGCAGTCGCTGGCCGTCGCGGAGGAGGCTGATGCCGCCGCAAAGGCAGCCGCCTCCTCGGCAGAGGCGGCCGTGCAGGCCGTGACCGACGACGACCGGCTCGCCGACCTGCGCCGCAGAGGAGTGGCCCTCCAGGACCGCGCGGAAACCCTGATCGCCGAGCAACCCACCCGCGACGCGGCGGCGGCCGAGCTCGATGCGGCCCGCACGGTCGCCCCACTGCTGCCGGTGCTGGCCGAGGCGGCCCGGCTGCAGACCGAGCTCGAGACGGCACGGGCCGACGTCATGACGGTCCAGGCGCGACTGCGGCCGGTGCTGGCCGCCACCGGCACCGACGGCGTGACGCTCGGCACCGTCCGGTCGATCGCCCGGCAGACCACCGAGGAGTCGGCGACGCTGGCCGTCCTCGCCGAGCAGGAGGCCGAGGTGGCCCGCCTCGTCGCTCGCGCGGACACCCTGCAGCGCACCTCGGTCGAGCTGGCGGCCAAGGCGGCCAAGGCCGCCGGCTGGCTCGCGACCGTCGACGACCGGCGGGCGGCGGTCGAGGCCGCCCGCGAGACCGCCCGCCGGGCCGACGCCCGGCTCCCCGAGGCGGTCCGGGTACGCGACCTGACGGCCTCGCGGCTGACCGCCGGCCAGAGCCGCGACACCCTGGCCGGCCGCCTGAAGTCGGCGCGGGACGAGCTCCGGCCGCTCGTCGACCGCCACCAGGAGGCGCGCGACCGCCTGCAGCAGCTGCGAGCCGCGCGCCTCGACGGCATGGCCGGCGAGCTGGCCGCGACGCTGGTCGACGAGGCACCCTGCCCGGTCTGCGGCGGCACCGAGCACCCCCACCCGGCCGGCCAGGGCACCGCGGCCGTCACCGCCGACGACGAGGCGGCCGCCGACATGGGGGAAACAGCGGCTGAGCGTTCCCGCCGGGCCGCCGAGCGTCGGGTGGCCGACCTGGAGCGCGACCTCGCATCCGCCGAGGCGGCCGCGGGCGACGATGCCGTCGACGTGCTGGGGGCCGCCCTTGTCGCGGCCACCGCTCACGCCACCACCCTGGCCGCCGAGGCGGCCCGGCTCCCCGAGGCCGAGGCGGCGTGGACCCAGCTGGCGCATGAGGTGCAGCGCCAGGAGCACGAGCGGGTCGCCCACGACGCCGAGCACCGCAGTGCTGCCGCCCGCGCCGACGAGCTGCGCGACGACGCGGCCCGGCTCGGGGCCGAGCTGGCCGCTGCTCGTGGCGACGACCCGTCGATCCGAGCCCGACGGGAGCGCCTGGAGCGGGCCACCCGCGACCTCGAAGGGCTCGTCGGGCATCTCGCCGAGCTCGATCGGCTCGAGTCCGCAGCCGCCTCGGCCGGCGAGCGGGCGGTGCAGGCGCTGGCCGAGGCCGGTCTCGACCTCGACGAGGTGACCGACGCGGTCCGAGACGACGAGCGGGTGGCCGTCCTCGAGCGCCGGGTCCGGCGTCATGACGCCGAGGTCATCGCGGTCGCCGAGCAGCTGGCCGAGCCGGAGGTGCAGGCAGCGCTGACCGGGCCAGCGGCAGCCTCCGACCAGCTGCGCGAGCAGGCGGTCACGGCGGTCGCCGCGCGGGACCTCGCGATGAGCCGGGCCCATGTCACCGCGGCCCGGGTGCGCAGCCTGGCCCGGCTCGGCACCGAGGTGACGGCGCTGCGGGAGGCACGTCGCCCACTGGCCCAGCAGAACGAGCTGGTCGACGGGCTGGCCCGGCTCGCCGAAGGCAAGAGCGCGGACAACGCCCTGCGGATGAGCCTGTCGGCCTACGTCCTCGCCGCCCGGCTCGAGCAGGTGGCGGCGGCGGCGTCCGAGCGGCTGCTGCGGATGACCTCGGGGCGCTACAGCCTGCAGCACACCGCAGAGGCGGCCGACGGGCGGGCCCGGGGCGGGTTGACCCTGCGGGTGCTCGACGCGTGGACCGGTCGGCTGCGCGACCCGGCCACCCTCTCCGGTGGCGAGACCTTCTCGGCATCCCTGGCGCTCGCCCTCGGGCTGGCCGACGTGGTCGGCGCCGAGGCCGGCGGCGCACTGCTCGAAACGCTGTTCGTCGACGAGGGCTTCGGCAGCCTCGACGACGACTCGCTCGACGACGTGATGGGCGTCCTGGACGACCTGCGCGAGGGCGGCCGCACCGTGGGCATCGTCAGCCACGTGGCCGACCTGCGGCAGCGGGTCCCCGCCCAGCTGCACGTGGCACGTGGCCGCACGGGGTCGACCATCCGGCAGTGA
- a CDS encoding isoprenylcysteine carboxylmethyltransferase family protein, with amino-acid sequence MSSESLYLVLVLAVGAERLVELVVSARHVRAAKAAGGVERGLGHYPVMVVLHTGLLVGAVVEVAVADRPFIPWLGWPMLALVLASQVLRWWCIATLGGAWSTRVVVVPGSRLVTSGPYRLMRHPNYVAVVVEGFALPLVHTAWATALVFTLANAVLLRTRIRCENAALRELAAPPLSGSHA; translated from the coding sequence GTGAGCAGCGAGTCGCTCTACCTCGTCCTGGTGCTCGCGGTCGGCGCGGAGCGTCTCGTCGAGCTGGTCGTCAGCGCGCGGCACGTGCGCGCCGCGAAGGCGGCCGGCGGGGTGGAGCGCGGGTTGGGGCACTACCCGGTGATGGTGGTGCTGCACACCGGACTGCTCGTCGGGGCCGTCGTGGAGGTCGCGGTGGCCGACCGGCCGTTCATCCCGTGGCTGGGCTGGCCGATGCTGGCCCTGGTGCTGGCCAGCCAGGTCCTGCGTTGGTGGTGCATCGCGACCCTCGGGGGAGCCTGGAGCACCCGGGTGGTCGTCGTCCCCGGCTCGCGGCTGGTCACCTCGGGGCCGTACCGCCTGATGCGGCACCCCAACTACGTCGCGGTGGTCGTCGAGGGCTTCGCGCTGCCGCTGGTCCACACGGCGTGGGCGACCGCCCTGGTGTTCACCCTGGCCAACGCGGTGCTGCTCCGTACGCGGATCCGGTGCGAGAACGCGGCACTGCGTGAGCTGGCGGCGCCGCCCCTGAGCGGCAGCCACGCGTGA
- a CDS encoding 3-oxoacyl-[acyl-carrier-protein] synthase III C-terminal domain-containing protein gives MTRIASVAPALPSHVYEQSALTEAFAEVVLGPGDDRRVLDRLHQATGVRRRHLALPMEEYADLAGFGAANDVFIDVGTRLGAEAVGSALAAVGLGPSDVDVLMSTTVTGVAAPTLDARVVPVLGLRPDVRRVPLFGLGCVAGAAGIARLHDLVAGDPDVVAVLLSVELCSLTVQRDDTSMANLVASGLFGDGAAAVVLVGDRRAAQLGIDGPTVVATRSRLYPDTERVMGWDIGGSGFRIVLAASVADVVEEHLGQDVTAFLGDHDLKVDDVETWVAHPGGPKVLHAMSRTLGLGPGALDRTWRSLEQVGNLSSASVLHVLAAALAEPRPAPGSPAVMLAMGPGFCSELVLLRW, from the coding sequence GTGACGAGGATCGCCTCGGTGGCGCCGGCCCTGCCGTCGCACGTGTACGAGCAGAGCGCTCTCACCGAGGCCTTCGCCGAGGTCGTGCTCGGGCCCGGTGACGACCGTCGGGTCCTCGATCGGCTGCACCAGGCCACCGGTGTGCGGCGGCGGCACCTGGCCCTGCCCATGGAGGAGTACGCCGACCTGGCCGGCTTCGGGGCGGCGAACGACGTCTTCATCGACGTGGGCACCCGGCTGGGCGCCGAGGCCGTCGGGTCCGCGCTCGCGGCCGTCGGACTGGGGCCGTCCGACGTCGACGTGCTGATGAGCACCACCGTGACCGGCGTCGCTGCCCCCACGCTCGACGCGAGGGTCGTGCCGGTGCTCGGCCTGCGGCCGGACGTCCGGCGGGTGCCGCTGTTCGGGCTGGGCTGCGTCGCCGGGGCGGCCGGCATCGCGCGGCTGCACGACCTGGTGGCCGGCGATCCCGACGTGGTCGCCGTGCTGCTGTCCGTCGAGCTGTGCTCGCTCACCGTCCAGCGCGATGACACCAGCATGGCCAACCTGGTCGCCAGCGGGCTCTTCGGTGACGGCGCCGCGGCCGTCGTGCTGGTCGGCGACCGGCGCGCCGCCCAGCTCGGCATCGACGGGCCGACGGTCGTCGCCACCCGCAGCCGGCTCTACCCGGACACCGAGCGGGTGATGGGCTGGGACATCGGCGGCAGCGGGTTCCGGATCGTCCTGGCCGCCAGCGTCGCGGACGTCGTCGAGGAGCACCTCGGGCAGGACGTGACGGCGTTCCTGGGCGACCACGACCTCAAGGTGGACGACGTCGAGACCTGGGTTGCGCACCCTGGCGGCCCCAAGGTGCTGCACGCCATGTCCCGGACGCTCGGGCTCGGGCCGGGTGCACTGGACAGGACGTGGCGGTCGTTGGAGCAGGTCGGCAACCTGTCGTCGGCCTCGGTGCTTCACGTGCTGGCAGCCGCGCTGGCCGAGCCACGTCCCGCCCCGGGCAGCCCGGCCGTGATGCTCGCGATGGGCCCGGGTTTCTGCTCCGAGCTGGTGCTGCTGCGATGGTGA